Proteins co-encoded in one Syntrophorhabdaceae bacterium genomic window:
- a CDS encoding 7-cyano-7-deazaguanine synthase, with protein sequence MNRKAISLLSGGLDSVLATRIIKSQGIEVVGLHFTSPFKSRREKERGVQALKSADELGIRLIIKEKDLDFIEIIKNPKHGYGKNMNPCIDCRIYMLKIAKAIMEEEGADFVITGEVLGQRPMSQRRDTINIIEKESGLKGLILRPLSAIYFPETIPEQEGIIDRSKLFNISGRSRSTQYELVKEFGLKEFGCPGGGCLLTEPVFSRRLKDLFKHDIDFNMKDVKLLSIGRHFRLDENTKVIIGRNKMENEMLSMFWSEGYNLVTPSGFTGPIGLIKGKYDNDAFILAANIIYHFSKSTDKDRISVEIKNKGDMIFHAEKRLLDIEKIII encoded by the coding sequence ATGAATAGAAAAGCTATATCTCTTCTATCAGGCGGTCTTGACAGTGTCCTTGCCACAAGGATAATTAAGTCCCAGGGCATAGAGGTGGTGGGTCTTCACTTTACATCCCCTTTTAAAAGCAGAAGGGAGAAGGAAAGGGGTGTCCAGGCATTAAAGTCCGCTGATGAGCTTGGTATAAGATTGATAATAAAGGAAAAAGACCTCGATTTCATTGAGATCATTAAAAATCCAAAACATGGATATGGTAAAAACATGAACCCATGTATTGACTGCAGGATATATATGCTGAAGATAGCTAAAGCCATTATGGAGGAAGAAGGAGCGGATTTTGTGATTACTGGAGAGGTCCTTGGTCAAAGACCCATGTCTCAGAGAAGGGATACCATCAATATCATCGAAAAAGAAAGCGGACTTAAAGGGCTTATTCTAAGGCCCCTTTCAGCAATATATTTTCCAGAGACCATTCCTGAGCAGGAAGGTATTATAGATAGATCTAAGCTTTTCAATATTTCAGGCAGGTCAAGGTCTACCCAATATGAGCTTGTTAAGGAATTTGGATTAAAGGAATTTGGCTGTCCTGGAGGTGGGTGTCTTCTCACTGAACCAGTGTTTTCCCGAAGGCTTAAAGACCTATTCAAGCATGACATAGATTTCAATATGAAAGATGTAAAGCTATTGAGTATAGGGAGACACTTTAGATTAGACGAAAATACCAAAGTGATTATTGGGAGAAACAAGATGGAGAATGAAATGCTCTCTATGTTTTGGTCAGAAGGGTATAATCTTGTTACCCCCTCAGGTTTTACAGGACCAATAGGTCTAATAAAAGGGAAATATGACAATGATGCATTCATTCTGGCAGCAAATATCATATACCATTTCAGTAAATCAACGGATAAAGACCGTATCTCTGTAGAGATAAAAAACAAAGGAGATATGATATTTCACGCAGAGAAAAGACTGCTGGATATAGAAAAAATAATAATTTAA
- a CDS encoding homocysteine biosynthesis protein gives MKTIDEINEKIKSGKAIIVTAEEMIEITKEKGTKKASVYVDVVTTGTFGPMCSSGMFLNVGHSKPRIKIGGGRCLLNDVPAYCGLAAVDIYIGATAMPDEDPRNMVYPGAFKYGGGHVIEEFVGGKDIRLVATAYGTDCYPRKKIETYINKNNVNEAYLFNPRNSYQNYNVAVNLTNRIIYTYMGIVKPNLHSANYCSAGQLSPLLKDPKYRTIGIGTKIFLGGGIGYVTWNGTQHNPHVPRSPEGIPKAGGGTLATIGDAKQMNPQYLKGASFIGYGATMFVGLGIPIPVIDEEMAYLTSRSDEDYWAQVVDYGNDYPNRNPVSLCEVNYAQLKSGKINVNGTEVPTFPISSYSKAREIAGILKEWIKSGSFLLTNPVAPIPGVDSDIMMNTLEVRDIEKP, from the coding sequence TTGAAGACAATAGATGAAATAAACGAGAAGATCAAATCAGGCAAGGCAATCATTGTAACTGCCGAAGAGATGATAGAGATAACAAAGGAAAAGGGCACAAAAAAGGCATCCGTTTATGTAGATGTGGTAACCACAGGGACATTTGGACCAATGTGTAGCAGCGGTATGTTCCTAAATGTAGGTCATTCTAAACCAAGGATAAAGATAGGTGGTGGCAGATGTCTTCTTAATGACGTCCCTGCTTACTGTGGACTCGCAGCAGTGGATATATATATAGGGGCCACAGCCATGCCTGATGAGGACCCCAGGAATATGGTCTATCCTGGTGCTTTCAAATACGGTGGCGGTCATGTTATTGAGGAATTTGTAGGCGGAAAGGATATAAGGCTTGTGGCAACCGCCTATGGCACAGACTGTTATCCAAGAAAAAAGATAGAGACCTATATAAACAAAAATAATGTGAATGAGGCATATCTATTTAATCCCAGAAATAGCTACCAAAATTATAATGTGGCTGTAAACCTAACAAACAGAATAATATACACATATATGGGTATAGTAAAACCTAATCTCCACAGCGCAAACTACTGTAGTGCAGGCCAGCTTTCACCTCTTCTGAAAGACCCTAAATACAGAACCATAGGCATAGGGACAAAGATATTTTTAGGTGGTGGTATAGGCTATGTAACATGGAACGGGACGCAACACAATCCTCATGTGCCGAGAAGCCCGGAGGGTATACCAAAGGCAGGCGGAGGAACACTGGCAACCATTGGTGATGCTAAACAAATGAATCCTCAATATCTGAAAGGCGCAAGCTTTATAGGCTATGGAGCCACAATGTTTGTAGGTCTCGGCATCCCTATACCTGTCATAGACGAAGAGATGGCATACTTAACATCAAGAAGCGATGAGGACTATTGGGCACAGGTGGTTGATTATGGAAATGATTACCCCAACAGAAATCCTGTAAGCCTCTGCGAGGTAAACTATGCACAGCTTAAATCAGGAAAGATAAATGTGAACGGCACAGAGGTTCCCACCTTTCCCATATCAAGCTATTCCAAGGCAAGGGAGATTGCCGGTATATTAAAAGAATGGATTAAATCAGGGTCATTTCTCCTTACAAACCCTGTTGCACCAATTCCAGGGGTAGATTCAGATATTATGATGAATACCCTTGAGGTCAGGGACATAGAAAAGCCATAA